A DNA window from Ostrea edulis chromosome 5, xbOstEdul1.1, whole genome shotgun sequence contains the following coding sequences:
- the LOC125649554 gene encoding neuropeptide receptor 15-like, giving the protein MVDVSNLTTSGDVYPQSVSSEMIFTRKRILNYSYSAGYVSHGMALKFTGNESHSENLGSDSTSPETIIGLSLLFFVISVVGICGNSFVVCAVICNKKMRTSMTNLLITNLAFADLLIMVFGIPETILFMLEQGWLFNRTACKVNRYVMVTSLYGSVLTLIALCVERYVAIIHPIKAHIVCNKRRIVFVLGCIWPCACLAGLPTLIFNEVIQGDPNIPVVYCMIIFPDDHMFYFVLFKYIESVLFYFLPLVIQVTLYVFVTKHLFVGSERLHRRVTIRLVNGSSLERFSEALQARRGVVKMLISSVVVYFLSYLPHQVLLISNTISPQTFHHNFAYQVFVMIIANVNSAANPVLYSIFSQNFRQCFRFIICRCCKNSHQQIKPRRQPTLTSNTSRVWRHASYVSATTEM; this is encoded by the exons ATGGTTGACGTTAGCAATCTCACAACTTCCGGAGATGTTTATCCACAAAGTGTGTCATCGGAAATGATTTTCACGAGGAAAAGAATCTTGAATTATTCCTACTCCGCGGGATATGTGTCGCATGGCATGGCCTTAAAATTTACCGGAAACGAATCTCACTCGGAAAATCTCGGGAGTGACTCTACTTCCCCGGAAACAATTATCGGACTTTCTTTACTGTTTTTTGTGATAAGCGTGGTGGGAATTTGCGGAAATTCATTTGTAGTGTGTGCAGTGATATGCAATAAGAAAATGAGAACATCCATGacaaatttgttaattacaaacTTAGCCTTCGCAGACCTTCTCATTATGGTGTTTGGAATTCCGGAAACCATTCTTTTTATGTTAGAACAGGGATGGTTGTTTAACCGCACGGCGTGTAAAGTGAATCGTTACGTCATGGTGACGTCATTATATGGTTCTGTGCTCACTTTGATCGCGCTGTGTGTTGAGAG atACGTGGCCATCATTCATCCTATCAAGGCCCACATCGTGTGCAACAAGAGGAGAATAGTATTTGTGCTGGGCTGCATCTGGCCGTGCGCCTGTCTGGCCGGCCTGCCCACCTTAATATTCAACGAGGTGATTCAAGGCGACCCGAATATTCCCGTAGTATATTGCATGATAATCTTCCCGGACGATCACATGTTCTATTTTGTGTTATTCAAATACATAGAATCggttttattttactttctacCACTTGTCATACAGGTGACACTGTATGTATTCGTGACGAAACACTTGTTTGTTGGTTCCGAAAGACTCCACCGAAGGGTGACGATCCGTTTAGTGAATGGATCGTCACTTGAGCGATTTTCGGAAGCTCTACAGGCGAGAAGGGGCGTGGTAAAGATGTTGATTTCCAGCGTCGTTGTGTATTTCCTGAGTTATCTCCCCCACCAGGTTCTTCTCATCTCCAACACTATCTCGCCACAGACTTTTCATCACAATTTCGCTTATCAGGTCTTCGTTATGATCATCGCCAATGTGAATTCCGCTGCTAACCCGGTTCTTTATTCAATATTTAGTCAGAATTTTAGACAGTGTTTTAGATTTATTATATGTAGATGTTGTAAAAATAGCCACCAGCAGATTAAACCTCGGCGACAACCGACCTTGACCTCTAATACATCACGTGTTTGGCGTCACGCAAGTTACGTATCGGCAACAACGGAAATGTAA